Within the Anguilla rostrata isolate EN2019 chromosome 6, ASM1855537v3, whole genome shotgun sequence genome, the region aaaagccctcAAAACGGCAGGCATCGGGGTGGGAGCCgcaacagaaacgcacacatgcacacgcacaagcacacgcacgcagctCTGAGCTGAGCCGAGTGTCGCTGGCTGCTCTGTAAACAGTCCCCGTGGCGATGGTCGCCATGGAGGCaaagggtggtgggggggggggggtgctccgCCCTCCTCATTTGGCTgccagctgctccagcagggGGTTGGCCTCGCTCTCGGGGGTCTTGACGCTGTCGGTCCGGACGATGCAGGTGGGCCGGTGGCGGTTGAGCATGACGATCAGCTGCTGCCGTTCCTGCTTCAGCTCCTCTATCTGGGCCTTCAGGTCCGAGTTCAGGACCTCCAGCCGCTCAGACTcctggaggcgggggggggagggggcagttaAAAGAGTGTCCGTACCAAACTGCATCGGGTCAGGGGTGCGGGACTGCAACTTAGATTCACTGCATTCCTCTGCGGCTTAAACTGATAAGACCACCATTTCACATGGAAccactacatacagtatacgTAGTTTAGGGGTCAGGTGTTAGAAGTGATGAAGTTCTTAAGAATCCTGTTCTGCAGAAGTGGTATGCTGTTCTTTCGTGCTTTTGAAAGAGAAACAGCTGGTGTGGGTCTACACTAAAACCCAAGTCTTCCATGTAAATATTAATCATAGGGTGATGATGTGGATTTCCATATGAAAGGCTACACTCCCAACTGGGACAAGATAGACCACATAAAATAGATTTAGCATTATTGAATActgaaaaatggcaaaaggCAGTAATACCAGCTAAGTCACAACATGGAGGACTCCAAATCACCTTCTCTGAATAGAGAGAAATGCCTTTTTCCCCACAAATAAACTCAATCAATCTGACATGACTCCTACATTACAGTTcaactgaaaattaaaaaaaaaatcaccacacTGGAGAGTTTAAGCGGGGTAAAATGTGTGCTATGGCCAGACTGTTATGcagccagcaggtggcactATTGTGACACTGCACTGTGAGGGTGTGCTTCGTACAAATCTGTGTGTTTAAAAGAGCGTGATATCTGAAGTGAGGTAGATAGGGGGCGCACTCTGCTTTACCATTCCAGACTCACCCGCTGCAGGAAGTCCGTCCTCTCCTTCTTCTTGTTCCGACACCTCGCGGCGGCCACTTTGTTTTTCTCCCGCCTCCGTTTCCGCctctcctcgtcctcctccatctgccagagaaagagaagcaTTCAGTCGCACTTATCAAAACCATTAACCGTTTTCTCCACAGACTGCATTTCCCATAATTACCGAAAAATGTTAAACAAATGCATTCTAGATCATCTGTCAATTCCAATATGAATGCAGACCTCAAATTCACTTAGAGATCACCTTGCATAAATGATTTTCCATGGCAATTCTTAACATCTCAGAGAAAGCTGAATCAATTTGGCAGCCTACACAGCCACAACTGGAGAGGCATATGCACCTGCAGCACTGCAGCCTCTACTGATAAAAGCTACAGTGGAAGTAAAATTACTGCCTCCCTGCCCATAAGCAATCATAcagttactgtacatttattccAAATCTGTCCATATATTATTATTGGTCTGAGCCAATATCATAAACTCAGCTCTCCCACTGAAtgacataataaaacatttctgttacatAAAACCTCTGTGGTGCCTTCTGAATTTTGTCCACTTGAGGACACCATTGCTCATGTTATGAAACAAGGCTGTTACATTGCCTTCCCTCCCCAGTGAACATGCCAAACACCAAGACTTCTGACCAGCACTCCAAAGAATCTTGGGGGAAATGtacagcactcacacatgcacattcaaacATGTGGCCTTAAAGCGTTACTCCTGTTGCGTGGAATAGGCTGCCCAAAATCTACGTATATGTCTGACTAAAATCCAGGCAACAATCAATATGTCCATTCGTGGGACataggttttgtgtgtgtgcattatgcTCCCACTTCATTTAGAGAGGCGGGGATGCGACT harbors:
- the LOC135257091 gene encoding jun dimerization protein 2-like, with translation MMPGQLLDPSLTTGSLPNLGPLAGIPATTLTDQLKLANLRAMGGVLSPLQFLGSLGKRPLPLPIKGEMEEDEERRKRRREKNKVAAARCRNKKKERTDFLQRESERLEVLNSDLKAQIEELKQERQQLIVMLNRHRPTCIVRTDSVKTPESEANPLLEQLAAK